A window of the Nisaea acidiphila genome harbors these coding sequences:
- a CDS encoding Rne/Rng family ribonuclease — protein MSKRMLIDATQEEETRVVLLSGNRVEDFDFETESRKQLKGNIYLARVTRVEPSLQAAFVEYGGNRHGFLAFSEIHPDYYRIPVEDREALLAEERSGDAVSEDAPEEPGEESVAEQPDDVEAPEAVSDDADSDDEEDGPPAPPPESVGGDDTDDSDDDRPRKNLHRRYKIQEVITRRQIMLVQVVKEERGNKGAALTTYLSLAGRYCVLMPNTARGGGVSRKITNVADRKRLKQVVEGLDVPEGMAVIVRTAGSQRTKTEIKRDYEYLLRLWSQIREKTLTSSAPCLIYEEANLIKRSIRDLYTSDIGEVLVEGEDGYRVAKDFMRTLVPSHAKRVQPYKEQTVPLFHRYQIEGQLDAIHNPVVQLKSGGYLVMNQTEALVAIDVNSGRATRERNIEETALKTNLEAADEVARQLRLRDMAGLVVIDFIDMDEPRNQHAVERRMKEAMKNDRARIQLGRISHFGLMELSRQRLRPSVFEASTQVCSQCSGSGRVRSTDSTALHVLRAVEEEGIKQKAKEIAVFVPSDVGFYILNKKRDALAAIEERYGFKVFLEADESLIPPDMRIERMIPKPASERLDLAAPIVSAPRVEEDEDEAGEERDDERRSRRSRRRRRRGGDKRAAEQQDQGESVSEEAEAEEGSAAADGASSGGDDDEGGRKRRRRGKRGGRRRSRRGGEETVAQEGAEGAEQPAEDAVASETVPDEQPAAEIAPEAEAAPADGQPEETAEEAPKPKRKPRSRRKKTAEAEGEAPAVADAEVKEADATGEEAPAAEEAPAPKPRRRSRAKKAAEPEVAVEEAAPAPAQEAPEEVSSESGADKVEEKAATESKPQPDDGSTVVNVGDDGGESKPRRGGWWNRLIPS, from the coding sequence ATGTCCAAACGTATGCTGATAGATGCCACTCAGGAGGAAGAGACCCGGGTCGTCCTTCTGAGCGGCAATCGTGTCGAAGATTTCGACTTCGAGACAGAGTCGCGCAAGCAGCTTAAGGGAAACATCTACCTCGCCCGGGTGACCCGGGTAGAACCCTCGCTGCAGGCGGCCTTCGTTGAATATGGCGGGAACCGGCACGGTTTCCTCGCCTTCAGCGAAATCCATCCCGATTATTACCGGATCCCGGTTGAAGACCGCGAGGCGTTGCTCGCCGAAGAGCGGTCCGGCGACGCGGTTTCCGAAGACGCGCCGGAAGAGCCCGGCGAAGAGTCCGTTGCGGAACAGCCGGACGATGTCGAGGCGCCGGAAGCCGTCTCAGACGATGCCGACAGCGACGATGAGGAAGACGGCCCTCCGGCCCCGCCTCCCGAGAGCGTCGGCGGCGACGATACCGACGACAGCGACGACGACCGCCCGCGGAAGAACCTGCATCGCCGCTATAAGATCCAGGAGGTCATCACCCGGCGCCAGATCATGCTGGTGCAGGTCGTCAAGGAAGAGCGCGGCAACAAGGGCGCGGCGCTCACCACCTATCTTTCTCTCGCCGGCCGCTACTGCGTGCTGATGCCGAACACCGCGCGCGGCGGCGGTGTGTCCCGCAAGATCACCAACGTGGCCGACCGCAAGCGCCTGAAGCAGGTTGTGGAGGGGCTCGACGTGCCGGAAGGCATGGCGGTCATCGTCCGCACCGCGGGCAGCCAGCGCACCAAGACCGAGATCAAGCGCGACTATGAATATCTGCTCCGGCTCTGGAGCCAGATCCGCGAGAAGACGCTGACCTCGTCGGCGCCGTGCCTGATTTACGAGGAAGCCAATCTGATCAAGCGCTCGATCCGCGACCTCTATACGAGCGATATCGGCGAGGTGCTGGTCGAGGGCGAGGACGGTTACCGGGTCGCCAAGGACTTCATGCGCACGCTGGTGCCGAGCCATGCCAAGCGCGTGCAGCCTTACAAGGAGCAGACCGTTCCGCTGTTCCACCGCTACCAGATCGAGGGCCAGCTCGACGCGATCCACAATCCGGTCGTGCAGCTGAAATCCGGCGGCTATCTGGTGATGAACCAGACCGAGGCGCTGGTCGCGATCGACGTCAACTCCGGCCGCGCGACGCGCGAGCGTAATATCGAGGAGACGGCGCTCAAGACCAACCTCGAGGCGGCCGACGAGGTCGCGCGCCAGCTCCGGCTGCGCGACATGGCCGGTCTCGTGGTCATCGACTTCATCGACATGGACGAGCCACGCAACCAGCATGCCGTCGAACGTCGCATGAAAGAGGCGATGAAGAACGACCGGGCGCGGATCCAGCTTGGGCGGATCAGCCATTTCGGGCTGATGGAACTGTCGCGTCAGCGCCTGCGTCCGAGCGTCTTCGAGGCTTCGACCCAAGTCTGCTCCCAGTGTAGCGGCAGCGGCCGGGTGCGCTCGACCGACTCGACGGCATTGCACGTGCTGCGCGCCGTCGAGGAAGAGGGCATTAAGCAGAAGGCAAAGGAAATCGCCGTTTTCGTGCCGTCCGATGTCGGGTTCTACATCCTGAACAAGAAACGCGACGCGCTCGCGGCGATCGAGGAGCGTTATGGCTTCAAGGTCTTCCTCGAAGCCGACGAGAGCCTCATTCCGCCGGACATGCGGATCGAGCGCATGATACCGAAACCGGCCAGCGAACGGCTCGACCTCGCGGCCCCGATCGTCTCGGCGCCGCGCGTCGAGGAAGACGAGGACGAGGCCGGCGAGGAACGCGATGACGAGCGCCGCTCCCGCCGTTCCCGCCGCCGCCGTCGCCGTGGCGGCGACAAGCGTGCGGCCGAGCAGCAGGATCAGGGCGAGAGCGTCTCCGAGGAAGCGGAAGCCGAAGAAGGTTCGGCTGCGGCCGATGGCGCGTCCTCCGGTGGAGACGACGATGAAGGTGGCCGCAAGCGCCGCCGCCGTGGCAAGCGTGGCGGCCGGCGGCGGTCCCGGCGCGGCGGCGAGGAGACCGTGGCGCAGGAAGGCGCCGAAGGTGCCGAGCAGCCCGCCGAGGATGCCGTAGCGAGCGAAACGGTGCCGGACGAGCAGCCCGCAGCCGAGATAGCTCCGGAAGCGGAGGCCGCTCCGGCCGACGGGCAGCCCGAAGAGACCGCAGAGGAAGCGCCGAAGCCGAAGCGCAAGCCGCGGAGCCGCCGCAAGAAGACCGCCGAAGCCGAAGGCGAGGCGCCGGCCGTGGCGGATGCCGAGGTTAAGGAGGCCGACGCAACTGGCGAGGAGGCTCCGGCCGCCGAAGAGGCGCCGGCGCCGAAACCGCGCCGCCGCAGCCGGGCGAAGAAGGCCGCGGAGCCTGAAGTGGCAGTCGAAGAGGCCGCACCTGCACCCGCTCAGGAAGCGCCCGAGGAGGTTTCCTCCGAGAGCGGCGCCGACAAGGTCGAGGAAAAGGCCGCGACCGAGAGCAAGCCGCAACCGGATGACGGCAGCACGGTGGTCAATGTCGGCGACGATGGCGGCGAAAGTAAGCCGCGGCGCGGTGGCTGGTGGAACCGGCTGATCCCGTCCTGA
- a CDS encoding N-acetylmuramoyl-L-alanine amidase — protein sequence MTAKRRRTANPGQIVIQRIALLLTLLIGALSATTPASAIDGIVEDIRIGQHPDKIRFVMDLSQPVDFTVFSLADPYRVVIDLPELSFAPGARLDAKHPKAIKGFRFGLFRPGTSRVVIDTASPYSVASAFRLPAKAGYGPRIVLDLKPTSRAAFIEESQRSVAAFQAKRQPRLTAPKPAAPPLLTRPPRKAHEKILVAIDAGHGGVDPGAIGVSGIYEKNIVLNAARILKAELESTGRYEVLLTRDRDVFLRLRERIAIARRAGADLFLSLHADSIPNRKLRGASIYTLSETASDKEANLLAENENKSDIIAGMDFGTETPEVTSILIDLAQRETMNHSARFAGMLVREMRGEVKLLKTAHRFAGFAVLKAPDIPSVLIELGFLSNNHDEKLLRSPAHLRKVSVSLRRAIDGYFDLVQSAARAN from the coding sequence ATGACCGCGAAGCGGCGGCGGACCGCCAACCCGGGACAGATCGTGATTCAACGGATTGCACTCCTTCTGACACTCCTTATCGGTGCGCTTTCCGCAACGACACCGGCGAGCGCTATCGACGGTATCGTCGAAGACATCCGAATCGGCCAACACCCCGACAAGATCCGCTTCGTGATGGATCTTTCCCAGCCAGTCGATTTCACGGTGTTCAGCCTCGCCGATCCGTATCGCGTGGTCATCGACCTTCCGGAGCTCAGCTTCGCGCCCGGGGCACGTCTCGACGCAAAACATCCGAAAGCAATCAAGGGGTTCCGTTTTGGCCTGTTCCGCCCGGGCACCTCGCGTGTCGTAATCGACACCGCGTCTCCCTATTCCGTCGCCTCCGCCTTCAGGCTGCCGGCAAAAGCGGGCTACGGGCCTCGGATCGTGCTCGACCTGAAGCCGACAAGCCGTGCCGCTTTCATCGAGGAATCCCAGCGTTCGGTCGCCGCCTTCCAGGCAAAACGCCAGCCCCGCCTTACCGCACCGAAACCTGCTGCGCCCCCGCTGTTGACGCGTCCGCCCCGCAAGGCGCACGAGAAAATCCTGGTCGCCATCGATGCGGGACATGGCGGCGTCGATCCGGGCGCTATCGGCGTTTCCGGGATTTACGAAAAGAACATCGTGCTGAACGCCGCCCGTATCCTGAAGGCGGAACTCGAGAGCACCGGACGCTACGAGGTACTCCTGACCCGCGACCGGGACGTCTTCCTGCGGCTACGGGAACGCATTGCCATCGCCCGCCGTGCCGGGGCCGACCTGTTTCTCTCGCTGCATGCGGATTCGATCCCGAACCGGAAGCTTCGGGGTGCCTCGATCTATACGCTCTCCGAGACCGCGTCCGATAAGGAAGCCAACCTGTTGGCCGAGAACGAAAACAAGTCGGACATTATCGCCGGCATGGATTTCGGCACCGAGACACCGGAAGTCACCAGCATCCTGATCGACCTTGCGCAACGCGAGACGATGAACCACTCCGCCCGTTTCGCCGGCATGCTGGTGCGGGAGATGCGCGGCGAGGTCAAACTGCTCAAGACCGCACACCGTTTCGCGGGATTCGCGGTCCTCAAGGCGCCGGACATTCCCTCGGTGCTGATCGAGCTCGGCTTTCTCTCGAACAATCACGACGAGAAGCTGCTGCGCTCCCCCGCGCATCTGCGCAAGGTTTCCGTCTCGCTCAGGCGGGCCATCGACGGCTATTTCGACCTCGTGCAGTCGGCGGCCCGCGCGAACTGA
- a CDS encoding penicillin-binding protein 1A has translation MRWVLILFSTVLLVGLIAVGGVLWGLHHYGRGLPDYKQLADYEPPVMTRVHAGDGRLLSEYARQRRVFVPIEAMPRRVIKAFLSAEDKNFYSHPGIDFLGLAKAMLDNVRNYAQNRRPRGASTITQQVAKNFLLTNEVSIERKAKEAILALRIERAISKDRILELYLNEIYLGLRSYGVAAAALNYFDKSLDELTIAEAAYLAALPKAPNNYHPVRRHDAAVTRRNWVIAQMQENGFITAEEVEKAQAEPLVVHQRSVTEVAEADYFAEEVRRWLVDRFGEDGLYEGGLSVRTTLDPKLQRIADASLQWGLIYYDRRHGWRGPLGRIEIVAGWGDALADFKIPTTAPKEWRKALALIAEDKRIQIGFEDGSFGEIPRAELKWAREWREKQRLGPSVKKASDVLSPGDVIFVEPVEKDDDGKTYPANTYTLRQIPDVDGGIVAMDPHTGRVLALSGGWSFKESQFNRATQAERQPGSSFKPFVYLAALDNGFTPATRILDAPFVIDQGPGLGKWKPANYTKKFYGPSPMRLGIEKSRNLMTVRLAQTIGMDLVTDYARRFGIDDDMPKHLSMSLGAGETTLLKMTTAYSMLVNGGKRVEPSLIDRVQDRNGHTIYEHDTRDCAGCVAHRWRGEPVPSVPDTRERVADPASAYQMVSMLEGVVKRGTGRRISTIGKPLAGKTGTTNDNVDTWFVGFTPDLAVGAFVGFDQPKTLGPRDTGSNVAAPIFKKFMEQALVDEPSIPFRIPPGVRNVRINIATGALAQPGEKEVMVEAFKAGTEPTGESEIVFGGDAAGWDAQGPGNTAPVAGRGSGLY, from the coding sequence ATGCGCTGGGTATTGATCCTCTTCTCGACCGTCCTGCTAGTGGGCCTCATCGCCGTCGGTGGCGTCCTATGGGGGCTGCACCATTACGGCCGCGGTCTGCCGGACTATAAGCAGCTCGCCGATTACGAGCCGCCGGTGATGACCCGCGTGCATGCCGGCGACGGCCGCCTGCTCAGCGAATATGCCCGTCAGCGCCGTGTCTTCGTGCCGATCGAGGCAATGCCCCGCCGGGTGATCAAGGCCTTCCTTTCCGCCGAGGACAAGAATTTCTACAGCCATCCGGGCATCGATTTCCTCGGTCTCGCCAAGGCGATGCTCGACAATGTGAGGAACTACGCCCAGAACCGCCGTCCGCGCGGCGCCTCGACGATCACGCAACAGGTGGCGAAGAATTTCCTACTGACCAACGAGGTCTCGATCGAACGCAAGGCAAAGGAAGCGATCCTCGCGCTCCGCATCGAACGGGCGATCAGCAAGGACCGGATCCTCGAGCTTTATTTGAATGAGATCTATCTCGGCCTGCGCTCCTACGGCGTGGCCGCCGCTGCGCTGAACTATTTCGACAAGAGCCTCGACGAGCTCACCATCGCGGAGGCGGCCTATCTGGCCGCCCTTCCGAAAGCACCGAACAACTACCACCCGGTGCGCAGGCACGACGCCGCCGTCACCCGCCGCAATTGGGTAATCGCCCAGATGCAGGAAAACGGCTTCATCACCGCCGAAGAGGTGGAGAAAGCGCAGGCCGAACCGCTGGTGGTGCACCAACGCTCGGTTACCGAAGTCGCGGAGGCGGACTATTTCGCCGAGGAGGTCCGGCGCTGGCTCGTCGACCGGTTCGGCGAGGACGGCCTCTACGAGGGCGGCCTCTCGGTTCGCACCACGCTCGATCCGAAGCTGCAGCGCATAGCCGACGCCTCCCTGCAATGGGGCCTGATCTACTATGACCGCCGGCACGGCTGGCGCGGCCCGCTCGGACGGATCGAGATCGTTGCCGGCTGGGGCGACGCGCTCGCAGACTTCAAGATTCCGACCACGGCTCCGAAGGAATGGCGCAAGGCTCTCGCCCTTATCGCCGAGGACAAGCGCATCCAGATCGGCTTCGAGGACGGCTCCTTCGGGGAGATCCCGCGGGCCGAACTGAAATGGGCCCGGGAATGGCGCGAGAAACAGCGGCTTGGCCCCAGCGTCAAGAAAGCCTCCGACGTGCTTTCTCCCGGCGACGTGATCTTCGTCGAACCGGTCGAGAAGGACGACGACGGCAAGACCTACCCGGCAAACACCTATACGCTCCGGCAGATCCCCGATGTCGACGGCGGTATCGTCGCGATGGACCCGCATACCGGCCGCGTGCTGGCCCTATCCGGCGGCTGGAGCTTCAAGGAAAGCCAGTTCAACCGGGCAACCCAGGCCGAGCGCCAGCCCGGCTCCTCCTTCAAGCCCTTCGTCTATCTCGCAGCGCTCGACAACGGCTTCACACCGGCGACGCGGATCCTCGACGCACCTTTCGTGATCGACCAGGGCCCGGGGCTCGGCAAGTGGAAGCCGGCGAACTACACGAAGAAATTCTACGGCCCGAGCCCGATGCGGCTCGGCATCGAGAAGTCGCGCAACCTGATGACGGTGCGCCTCGCTCAGACCATTGGCATGGATCTGGTCACCGACTATGCCCGGCGCTTCGGCATCGATGACGACATGCCGAAACATCTCTCCATGTCGCTCGGCGCCGGCGAGACCACCCTGCTCAAGATGACCACCGCCTATTCCATGCTGGTCAATGGCGGAAAGCGGGTGGAACCGAGCCTGATCGACCGGGTTCAGGACCGCAACGGCCATACGATCTACGAGCACGATACCCGAGACTGCGCGGGTTGCGTCGCCCATCGCTGGCGCGGCGAGCCGGTGCCGTCGGTGCCGGACACCCGCGAGCGCGTCGCCGATCCGGCCTCGGCCTATCAGATGGTCAGCATGCTTGAAGGCGTGGTGAAGCGCGGCACCGGCCGGCGGATCTCGACCATCGGCAAGCCGCTCGCCGGCAAGACCGGTACCACCAACGACAATGTCGATACCTGGTTCGTCGGCTTCACACCCGATCTCGCGGTCGGTGCCTTTGTAGGCTTCGACCAGCCGAAGACGCTCGGGCCGCGCGATACCGGCTCCAACGTCGCGGCGCCGATCTTCAAGAAGTTCATGGAACAGGCGCTGGTCGACGAGCCCTCGATCCCGTTCCGGATTCCGCCGGGAGTCCGCAATGTTCGCATCAATATCGCCACCGGCGCGCTGGCCCAACCCGGCGAGAAGGAGGTGATGGTCGAGGCCTTCAAGGCAGGGACCGAGCCGACGGGCGAGAGCGAGATCGTCTTCGGCGGCGATGCCGCAGGCTGGGATGCGCAGGGTCCCGGCAATACCGCGCCTGTTGCGGGACGCGGCTCCGGGCTTTATTAA
- the prfB gene encoding peptide chain release factor 2 (programmed frameshift) produces the protein MRAEITATAEEIKQSIELLRRHLDWDASHVRLSELNALVEDQSLWEDADRAQKLMRERTQLEKSLNDVKQLEQDLADALELIELGEMEEDADVVAEAEQTLFSLKEICEKRQIESLLSGEADGFDCYLEVHAGAGGTEAQDWASMLLRMYTRWCDAHGYKVDWLEESAGEEAGLKSATIKVNGHNAYGWLKTESGVHRLVRISPYDSAARRHTSFSSIWVYPVIDDSIDIVIEEKDLRVDTYRASGAGGQHVNRTDSAVRITHIPTGIVVQCQNDRSQHRNRATAMDMLKARLYEAELQRREEEANAVEATKSDIGWGHQIRSYVLQPYQMVKDLRTNVETSATQAVLDGDIDQFLEASLAQKLGDGEQDAAAG, from the exons ATGCGCGCCGAGATCACCGCAACCGCCGAAGAGATCAAGCAGTCGATCGAGCTGCTGAGGAGGCATCTT GACTGGGATGCGTCCCATGTCCGCCTGTCCGAACTGAACGCCCTCGTCGAGGACCAGAGCCTCTGGGAGGATGCCGACCGCGCGCAGAAACTGATGCGCGAGCGCACCCAGCTCGAAAAGAGCCTTAACGACGTCAAGCAGCTCGAACAGGATCTGGCCGATGCGCTGGAACTGATCGAACTCGGCGAGATGGAAGAGGATGCCGACGTCGTTGCCGAGGCCGAGCAGACCCTCTTTTCCCTGAAGGAGATCTGCGAGAAGCGGCAGATCGAGAGCCTGCTCTCGGGAGAGGCCGACGGTTTCGACTGCTATCTCGAAGTGCATGCCGGCGCCGGCGGCACAGAGGCGCAGGACTGGGCCTCCATGCTGCTGCGTATGTATACCCGCTGGTGCGACGCGCACGGCTACAAGGTCGACTGGCTGGAAGAGAGCGCCGGCGAAGAGGCCGGGCTCAAATCCGCGACCATCAAGGTCAACGGCCACAACGCCTATGGCTGGCTGAAGACCGAGAGCGGCGTGCACCGTTTGGTGCGGATCTCGCCCTATGACAGCGCCGCACGCCGCCATACGAGCTTTTCCAGCATCTGGGTCTATCCGGTGATCGACGACAGCATCGACATCGTCATCGAGGAAAAGGACCTGCGCGTCGATACCTACCGCGCCTCCGGCGCCGGTGGTCAGCACGTCAACCGGACGGACAGCGCGGTGCGCATCACCCATATCCCGACCGGGATCGTGGTGCAGTGCCAGAACGACCGCTCCCAGCACCGCAACCGTGCCACCGCGATGGACATGCTGAAGGCGCGTCTCTACGAGGCGGAACTGCAGCGCCGCGAGGAAGAGGCGAACGCGGTCGAGGCGACCAAGTCGGATATCGGCTGGGGCCACCAGATCCGCTCCTACGTCCTGCAGCCCTATCAGATGGTGAAAGACCTGCGGACCAACGTGGAGACCTCCGCGACCCAGGCGGTTCTGGACGGCGATATCGACCAGTTCCTGGAAGCCTCTCTGGCCCAGAAGCTGGGCGACGGGG